Proteins encoded together in one Olsenella timonensis window:
- a CDS encoding Fic family protein, producing MGYEPPFERTSTIDTLCMEIAELVGMLHPSSGLGTSPVLHRELRIRTIRSSLMIEGNTLSEEAVTAIMDGKRVLGPARDILEVENAKRAYELIDSLDPLSLDDLLRVHRVMMDGLIEHAGCFRSGDVGVFDGDTLIHAGTPANYVPQVMANLFGWLASTDLHPLLASCIFHYEFEFIHPFADGNGRTGRLWHTLLLSRWRPALAWLPVESVIRERQQGYYRALAESNAASSSESFVTFMLQVIRDALLPFSLPETEGESRARQALAYFSANPKGTVAGLADLLGCSKRSAERLVASLRKEGKLRRKGAARGGTWVVRTQIEGAGRSIRAPGLSSASASPPW from the coding sequence ATGGGATACGAGCCACCTTTTGAGAGAACGTCGACAATCGATACCCTCTGCATGGAGATAGCGGAGCTCGTGGGTATGCTGCACCCCTCCTCGGGCCTCGGCACAAGCCCTGTCCTCCACCGCGAGCTGCGCATCCGTACCATTCGCTCATCCCTCATGATCGAGGGAAACACACTTTCCGAGGAAGCCGTGACCGCCATCATGGACGGCAAGCGCGTCCTTGGACCCGCAAGGGACATCCTCGAGGTCGAAAACGCAAAGCGGGCCTACGAGCTCATTGACTCCCTCGATCCACTGAGCCTGGATGACCTCCTACGTGTCCATCGAGTCATGATGGATGGGCTTATCGAACATGCCGGCTGCTTCCGCTCCGGTGACGTCGGCGTCTTTGACGGAGACACTCTCATCCATGCCGGCACGCCGGCAAACTACGTCCCACAGGTCATGGCGAACCTCTTCGGGTGGCTTGCCTCGACCGATCTTCACCCGCTCCTCGCATCGTGCATCTTCCACTACGAGTTCGAGTTCATCCATCCCTTTGCCGACGGCAACGGACGCACGGGAAGGCTCTGGCACACGCTGCTGCTCTCGCGCTGGAGGCCTGCCCTTGCATGGCTTCCTGTAGAGAGCGTCATCCGCGAGCGACAGCAGGGGTACTACAGGGCACTGGCAGAGTCCAACGCTGCGAGCTCCTCGGAGAGCTTCGTCACGTTCATGCTTCAGGTCATCCGCGACGCGCTGCTGCCCTTCTCTCTGCCGGAGACCGAGGGTGAAAGCCGCGCTCGACAGGCCCTCGCATACTTCTCGGCGAACCCCAAGGGAACGGTCGCGGGGCTCGCCGACCTTCTCGGCTGCTCAAAGCGCTCCGCGGAACGACTTGTGGCAAGCCTCCGCAAGGAGGGCAAGCTCCGACGCAAGGGTGCCGCCCGCGGCGGCACGTGGGTCGTCCGCACCCAGATCGAGGGAGCCGGCCGATCGATCAGAGCGCCAGGGCTTAGCTCAGCTTCTGCGTCCCCGCCGTGGTGA
- a CDS encoding type II toxin-antitoxin system RelB/DinJ family antitoxin, protein MATAAATESISAKLRKDEKDRFSMICDEIGTSPSNAIRMFVSAFNRRGGFPFDPSNPYGFSQETLAAMDDAVTGRNLSGPYHTVKEAMAALDEE, encoded by the coding sequence ATGGCCACCGCAGCTGCGACCGAGTCCATCTCCGCAAAGCTTCGCAAGGACGAGAAGGACCGCTTCTCCATGATCTGCGATGAGATCGGCACCTCTCCAAGTAACGCAATCCGCATGTTCGTGTCTGCGTTCAACCGTCGCGGGGGCTTCCCGTTTGATCCGTCCAATCCCTACGGGTTTAGCCAGGAGACGCTTGCAGCAATGGATGATGCAGTGACTGGCAGGAACCTCTCTGGCCCTTATCACACCGTCAAGGAGGCAATGGCAGCGCTCGACGAGGAGTAG
- a CDS encoding type II toxin-antitoxin system YafQ family toxin yields MLELRFTAKFKKDYKRVKRQGKDLAKLERTLEALMRGEALPDAMRDHSLGGTYRGHRECYIKPGWLLIYRVDEEGFVLVATRVGSHSELLGAALLSNMNLRGYAC; encoded by the coding sequence ATGCTGGAGCTGAGGTTCACCGCCAAGTTCAAGAAGGACTACAAGCGCGTGAAGCGGCAAGGCAAAGACCTCGCGAAGCTCGAGCGGACCCTTGAGGCGCTTATGCGCGGGGAAGCTCTTCCAGATGCGATGCGCGACCATTCGCTCGGTGGAACATACCGCGGTCACCGCGAGTGTTACATCAAGCCTGGCTGGCTGCTCATCTATCGTGTTGACGAGGAGGGGTTCGTTCTTGTTGCTACGAGGGTGGGAAGTCATAGCGAGTTGTTGGGGGCAGCTCTTTTGTCGAACATGAATCTGAGAGGATATGCATGTTGA
- a CDS encoding sodium:alanine symporter family protein yields the protein MFESFMSAVAALNTNVLWGVPMVVLMLGTGVFLLVVTRGVVFSRFNVVMRYTTKTLFQRPDPSEAGEGTISPFQAVCTALAATLGTGNIVGVALAVATGGPGSIFWLWLSALAGMVIKFCEVTLSVAYRTRNERGEIVGGPMYYISRGLGKTWLAMLFAAFGFLASFGIGASVQANSLAGSVNATFGVPLPVIGAVVALLAGLVLIGGITRIAQITEKLVPFAAIFYLLGAAAVLVVNAGEIPAAIAQIFRDAFTGTAATGGFLGATVMYACRVGMSRGVFTHEAGMGSAPIAHASADTDHPARQGLWGTFEVFFDSIVMCTVTGLVIITSGLWHADPMMSEGAMSSAAFGQSIPGGQYIVTVGLMLFAFATLIAWYYYGEKCVEYLFRKSRAQRVAVRVYQVAYVAMVFAGCVTNLDVVWEFADCFNGLMAIPNLIALIALSPVIRRLAADFFRDPDRRRPRDTDYSGMLSFRDK from the coding sequence ATGTTCGAAAGCTTCATGTCCGCCGTTGCCGCGCTCAACACCAACGTACTGTGGGGCGTCCCCATGGTCGTGCTGATGCTCGGAACAGGCGTGTTCCTGCTCGTCGTCACCCGCGGCGTCGTGTTCTCGCGCTTCAACGTGGTCATGCGCTACACCACCAAGACGCTCTTCCAGCGCCCCGACCCGTCGGAGGCGGGGGAGGGCACCATCTCGCCCTTCCAGGCGGTGTGCACCGCGCTCGCGGCCACGCTCGGCACCGGCAACATCGTGGGCGTGGCGCTCGCGGTGGCCACGGGCGGCCCGGGCTCGATCTTCTGGCTGTGGCTCTCCGCGCTGGCTGGCATGGTCATCAAGTTCTGCGAGGTCACGCTCTCGGTGGCCTACCGCACGCGCAACGAGCGCGGCGAGATCGTGGGCGGCCCCATGTACTACATCTCCCGCGGCCTGGGCAAGACTTGGCTCGCCATGCTGTTTGCTGCCTTCGGCTTCCTCGCGTCCTTCGGCATCGGCGCGAGCGTGCAGGCCAACTCGCTCGCCGGCAGCGTGAACGCCACCTTTGGCGTGCCGCTGCCCGTCATCGGAGCCGTCGTGGCGCTGCTCGCGGGACTCGTCCTCATCGGCGGCATCACCCGCATCGCTCAGATCACCGAGAAGCTCGTGCCCTTCGCGGCCATCTTCTACCTGCTCGGCGCCGCGGCGGTGCTCGTGGTCAACGCCGGAGAGATCCCTGCCGCCATCGCCCAGATCTTCCGCGACGCCTTCACCGGCACGGCCGCCACGGGCGGATTTCTGGGCGCCACGGTCATGTACGCCTGCCGCGTGGGCATGTCGCGCGGCGTGTTCACGCACGAGGCGGGCATGGGATCGGCGCCCATCGCGCACGCCTCCGCCGACACCGACCACCCCGCCCGCCAGGGCCTGTGGGGCACATTCGAGGTGTTCTTCGACAGCATCGTCATGTGCACGGTCACGGGACTCGTGATCATCACCTCGGGGCTGTGGCATGCTGACCCCATGATGTCCGAGGGCGCCATGAGCTCGGCGGCCTTTGGGCAGAGCATCCCCGGCGGCCAGTACATCGTGACCGTGGGCCTCATGCTCTTCGCGTTTGCCACGCTCATCGCGTGGTACTACTACGGCGAGAAGTGCGTCGAGTACCTCTTCCGCAAGAGCCGCGCCCAGCGCGTGGCCGTGCGCGTCTACCAGGTTGCCTACGTCGCCATGGTGTTCGCGGGCTGCGTGACCAACCTCGACGTGGTGTGGGAGTTCGCCGACTGCTTCAACGGCCTCATGGCGATCCCCAACCTCATCGCGCTGATTGCGCTCTCGCCCGTGATCCGTCGACTCGCCGCGGACTTCTTCCGCGATCCCGACCGCCGACGCCCGCGCGACACGGACTACAGCGGGATGCTGTCGTTCAGGGACAAGTAG
- a CDS encoding ATP-binding protein produces MLRQHAIENELKQLEGGAFQKLAEAYVYRKLHLQSLTTLGSQPGTNKVTEGIPDAHSLTDCDAILIAFTTAQHGYFRKLEKDIKDCLSSQVPNGYTKRIICCHLAWRLSPEQEGKLRAPDSRIELIGPKTIASDLANKYHDLAAEFLHVRMGVDAIITPDEWIRREERKGYATPQSGELRHRAKELEELRDALERVQIVVIHGPSGCGKTRLALELVNRYAQDKRVASYVLSKVRGAGVAEDVNEFLSEGDAVLLVDDAQQSDGLDELLEVVLKNEGLRVVLTVRDYAHKSLLTALRRSVKIEEYSLQPLDNQAVEELVRDNFGIINHHLLEKIGKVARGNLRLAIMAALCAERDGYSGIESAHAVMDLFYKGLIDELGQDDLILLSYLSVYAPCDFKEGDPAYEALVAEGMLPSEMERRARKLHDRNILDVLESPERVVAVKFEQLNLQDYCTYKAIFEEHVVDLYEFVSMFVLRDRRRVVRVLNVLISIFGDDKTISKIKFDCKRVWMNSGSYRIAERREIMDVLHPLIPDDAYCFACNEISGMPSSSVPISEQGDYGRQATGEIPVSLAILCELMDSKHYPDAISVLLDGIQKGCFKIGDYKSVIEESLVITMHSVETGFLRERRFLDELRQRMNKESDSRNLQFFGLKLCEQYLAFSHVSTEAEEGGAIRSLTIKMPETEDALELRSSAIAFLCSLLELSNYQSDAARVLCPHVGIVEKEPVKEDVRFFLESGIRSFVSHIPAGFVPTSREELELVYHCSLACEALSLQEQETMSSLLPLAYSDREKLMESFNPDEGEILSAVEGWSSQRYEDVLKINQEMWGKGELDPYSAGSLVDRVFIALLSEDRPDISLDGFFDYYCNLHDADQQISLGSRIIERLGQRIGWRLLLDTAISHGLATLAVAGIEMVPADIASNNDMDFLLSVAESGQVLMRIDEVMGIESKTSGFASRYCRTVKPSLLKKPGHAHLFFLPLSNSREPMADLDVCFGADLNDLLEIYADNIHDRHFDYTGLVFRYLDERGADPIERLFQLLVAADNYASRRAIICRLGQASRLSNPMKRMQEVVRHLADVVKYPMIDVYALLVHNEYLAAGFDVPTLIFEDLMLRLEKGDIPNYYSMVLSDIPFKNRVEPYVALLSSDLAGKLFDVLPFGSSSYAGSIEQGFAPAIRREIEIIETISNMLPHDGRFKYHREVLSDIIRRKEREIDEERWRSFHETL; encoded by the coding sequence ATGTTGAGACAGCACGCAATTGAGAACGAGCTGAAGCAGCTCGAAGGTGGAGCGTTTCAAAAACTTGCTGAGGCATATGTTTACCGCAAGCTTCACCTTCAGTCCTTGACCACTCTTGGATCGCAGCCTGGAACAAATAAAGTGACAGAGGGCATTCCCGATGCACACAGTCTTACAGACTGCGATGCGATTCTCATTGCATTTACTACTGCTCAGCACGGGTATTTCAGAAAACTCGAGAAAGACATTAAAGACTGTCTTTCGTCTCAAGTTCCTAATGGCTACACCAAGAGAATCATTTGCTGTCATCTTGCGTGGAGGCTATCTCCAGAACAGGAAGGCAAACTTCGTGCGCCTGATTCTCGAATCGAATTGATTGGCCCAAAGACAATCGCATCGGATTTGGCGAACAAGTATCACGATCTTGCCGCGGAATTTCTGCATGTCCGTATGGGAGTCGACGCAATTATTACTCCTGATGAATGGATAAGGCGAGAAGAGAGGAAAGGCTATGCGACCCCACAATCGGGAGAGTTGCGTCACAGAGCCAAAGAACTGGAAGAACTCAGAGATGCTCTTGAACGAGTCCAAATTGTTGTAATTCACGGTCCTTCTGGATGTGGCAAAACGAGGTTAGCTCTTGAGCTTGTTAACCGCTATGCGCAAGACAAACGAGTTGCATCATATGTTTTATCGAAAGTGAGAGGGGCTGGTGTTGCGGAGGATGTAAACGAGTTCCTTTCAGAGGGTGATGCCGTTCTCTTGGTTGATGATGCGCAGCAATCGGACGGACTCGACGAGCTTCTTGAGGTAGTTTTGAAGAACGAAGGTCTTCGAGTTGTTCTTACTGTGCGGGACTACGCACATAAGTCATTGCTGACCGCCCTACGTCGTTCAGTAAAAATCGAAGAATACTCTCTACAACCGCTGGATAATCAGGCTGTAGAAGAGTTGGTGAGAGACAATTTCGGAATTATCAACCACCACCTCCTTGAAAAGATTGGGAAGGTTGCTCGCGGAAACTTAAGGCTTGCGATAATGGCGGCATTGTGCGCGGAAAGGGATGGTTATTCTGGCATTGAGAGCGCTCATGCTGTAATGGACCTCTTCTACAAGGGCCTTATTGATGAGCTCGGGCAAGACGACTTGATTTTGCTGTCATATCTGAGCGTATATGCTCCGTGTGACTTCAAAGAGGGGGATCCAGCTTATGAGGCCCTGGTGGCAGAGGGGATGTTGCCGTCGGAGATGGAACGTAGGGCGAGGAAGCTCCATGACCGTAATATTCTCGATGTATTAGAGAGTCCTGAAAGAGTTGTTGCGGTTAAGTTCGAGCAGCTGAATCTCCAAGACTACTGCACCTATAAGGCCATTTTTGAAGAGCACGTCGTTGACTTGTATGAGTTTGTTTCAATGTTTGTCCTTCGTGATAGGCGGAGGGTCGTCAGGGTTCTTAATGTGCTCATCTCCATATTCGGCGACGACAAGACCATTTCAAAAATCAAATTTGACTGCAAAAGAGTTTGGATGAACTCTGGCTCTTATCGTATTGCAGAGCGTCGTGAAATCATGGATGTGCTCCATCCCCTCATACCGGATGACGCTTACTGTTTCGCGTGCAATGAGATTAGCGGGATGCCGTCTTCAAGCGTTCCGATATCAGAGCAAGGGGATTATGGAAGACAGGCGACCGGTGAGATTCCAGTTAGCCTTGCCATTCTCTGTGAGCTGATGGACTCAAAGCACTATCCCGATGCGATCTCTGTCCTACTTGATGGCATACAGAAAGGATGCTTCAAAATAGGGGACTACAAGTCTGTCATTGAGGAATCTCTGGTAATAACTATGCACTCTGTAGAGACTGGGTTTCTGCGCGAGCGTAGGTTCCTTGATGAGCTGAGACAGAGGATGAACAAAGAGTCTGACTCTCGAAACTTGCAGTTTTTTGGCCTAAAGCTTTGCGAACAATACCTGGCCTTTTCTCACGTATCGACCGAAGCTGAGGAAGGGGGAGCGATTCGTTCTCTCACCATCAAAATGCCGGAAACGGAAGACGCTCTTGAGCTTAGAAGCAGCGCAATAGCATTCCTCTGCAGCTTGCTAGAGCTGTCAAACTATCAATCCGATGCGGCTCGGGTTCTTTGCCCGCATGTCGGGATAGTCGAAAAAGAACCGGTCAAGGAGGATGTTCGTTTCTTTCTAGAGAGTGGTATTCGGTCGTTTGTATCGCATATTCCGGCAGGATTTGTGCCTACTTCTAGGGAGGAGCTGGAGCTCGTTTACCATTGCTCTCTTGCTTGCGAGGCGCTTTCGCTGCAAGAGCAAGAGACGATGTCGAGCCTTCTGCCCTTGGCGTATTCCGACCGCGAGAAGTTGATGGAAAGCTTTAATCCAGATGAGGGGGAAATACTCTCTGCGGTCGAAGGCTGGAGCTCCCAGAGATATGAGGATGTACTCAAGATTAACCAAGAGATGTGGGGGAAAGGAGAGCTAGACCCATACAGTGCTGGCTCTCTTGTTGACAGGGTTTTTATTGCTCTGCTTTCAGAGGATAGGCCTGACATTAGCCTCGACGGTTTTTTCGATTATTACTGCAATCTCCATGATGCTGACCAGCAGATATCTCTTGGCTCTAGGATTATTGAGAGGCTCGGTCAGAGAATCGGATGGCGTCTACTTCTCGATACGGCGATTTCTCATGGGCTTGCGACTCTAGCCGTCGCTGGAATTGAGATGGTGCCGGCTGATATCGCGTCAAATAACGACATGGATTTCCTTCTTTCCGTGGCGGAATCGGGGCAGGTTTTGATGCGTATCGATGAAGTTATGGGCATCGAATCGAAGACTTCCGGCTTTGCAAGCAGATACTGTAGGACAGTCAAGCCATCTTTACTCAAGAAACCCGGGCACGCACATCTATTCTTTTTGCCTCTCTCAAATTCAAGAGAGCCGATGGCCGATCTTGACGTGTGCTTCGGGGCTGACTTGAACGATTTGCTTGAGATATACGCAGACAATATCCATGATCGTCATTTCGACTACACAGGCTTAGTGTTTAGATACCTCGATGAGCGAGGTGCGGACCCAATTGAGAGGCTATTTCAGTTGCTGGTGGCCGCTGATAATTATGCCTCGCGCCGAGCTATTATTTGTCGACTGGGGCAGGCATCAAGACTGAGTAATCCTATGAAAAGGATGCAAGAGGTTGTTCGCCATCTTGCAGATGTTGTTAAATACCCAATGATAGATGTCTACGCTTTGCTTGTTCATAATGAATATCTTGCCGCTGGATTTGATGTTCCAACTTTAATATTTGAAGATCTGATGCTCAGGTTGGAAAAGGGCGACATTCCAAATTACTACAGTATGGTTCTTTCAGACATTCCGTTCAAGAATCGGGT